A window of Panicum virgatum strain AP13 chromosome 8K, P.virgatum_v5, whole genome shotgun sequence contains these coding sequences:
- the LOC120643771 gene encoding uncharacterized protein LOC120643771 has product MHLQAPCGKATTEDLRMRRIREEVYSTDRINAVCEQLAGFIMREILDPRGEFYHDNHIRRQPSASTSQFSYVNYKPPYKYTTQLGVILKREYLGLVEDKDEDGTVIGDPRLALDWGDYFLSTPDELGVTSGDRVLSEFWRLFEVAEDKQQEADRVLEIYLKKRVSDVMYQARVDSVKVYYAKRDQILDDTLARPIELEYGQYLDGWLKWCDDEVWPKLYRYWCLEEFKRKRKRGQACRLSCEDSAQNRGGSRPFTETQQVLKARFGPEKATPLNVYVVMKFGINGVDSNGSIGPIRSRKVQKRVDDYIAGVRSIARTEDEDENHEGMGVEDEELGEEQQPRRLEPEQQPHLNGKVLYDMSGSTPHGHFPIGNGAVINWETICTYSYYRN; this is encoded by the exons ATGCACCTTCAagctccatgcgggaaggctactacGGAGGATCTAAGA ATGCGTCGAATCAGGGAGGAAGTTTACTCTACCGATCGGAttaacgccgtgtgcgagcagctcgcaggATTCATTATGAGGGAGAtcctggatcctagaggcgagttctaccacgacaaTCACATTCGTAGGCAACCATCCGCATCGACGTC GCAATTTAGTTATGTCAACTACAAGCCCCCTTACAAATACACTACTCAGCTTGGAGTCATCCTCAAGAGAGAATACCTAGGATTGGTTGAGGACAAGGATGAAGATGGTACTGTTATAGGGGATCCACGTCTAGCTTTGGATTGGGGTGATTATTTTCTAAGCACCCCTGATGAGTTGGGAGTGACAAGTGGAGATCGTGTGCTTTCTGAATTTTGG CGCTTGTTTGAGGTTGCAGAAGATAAACAACAAGAGGCTGATCGTGTTCTAGAAATCTATTTGAAGAAAAGGGTGAGCGACGTGATGTATCAAGCACGTGTGGATTCTGTAAAGGTGTACTATGCGAAACGAGATCAGATACTCGATGATACACTAGCCCGCCCAATAGAGCTTGAGTATGGACAATACTTGGATGGCTGGCTCAAGTGGTGCGATGATGAGGTGTGGCCTAAACTCTACCGTTATTGGTGCTTAGAAGAATTCAAAAGAAAACGAAAGAGAGGGCAGGCATGTCGCTTGAGTTGTGAAGATTCTGCTCAAAATCGTGGAGGCTCAAGACCGTTTACAGAGACACAACAAGTTCTG AAAGCTAGGTTTGGACCAGAGAAGGCAACCCCTCTTAATGTATATGTTGTGATGAAATTTGGCATAAATGGTGTTGATAGCAACGGTAGTATTGGTCCAATCAGGAGCCGCAAAGTGCAAAAACGTGTG GATGACTACATTGCAGGTGTTAGGAGCATTGCACGGACAGAAGATGAGGATGAAAATCATGAGGGCATGGGAGTGGAAGATGAAGAGCTAGGGGAAGagcagcagccgcggcggctggagccggagcagcagccaCATTTGAATGGGAAGGTGTTGTATGATATGTCTGGTAGCACACCACATGGGCATTTTCCTATAGGAAATGGTGCTGTAATAAATTGGGAAACTATATGCACATATAGTTACTATAGAAACTAA
- the LOC120643772 gene encoding uncharacterized protein LOC120643772 — translation MAQEQQGEDDIEMQEIREERSGSNFHTTDALLFEFPTIKKVLDKSRAAIHDSASYYKPCHVSIGPRHRCSSHLLREAEKREWLRILKAVANKRPEVQHGGESFGTTEGAQDLDDEAWVKEISAQLNSAPATRYYDHDHADGSWNSTGEDLARVLLLDGCYLIAQYADVAKTLQQHKNAHASRSSQGQGGPSKKLRQISAEFLCSGICGSGSGSSSEQQKEEEQQKEEEEEHTRAGSDEQVNDALMVRDTWFILENQIPFFVLEQIFKRVIGCAAAEVIVRRNFTNRAHDQLNIQRMCISRNHPAASKLLDETPQTTTYHLLHLLHKLLKPHNKPESESQHKSRSKMRNGDRRAAERQWHRATDYSMYANVDFKGRDIIEDNNHSAAADVLSVLDVRIEGRNVVIPCLRVDGDTWTILLNLMALEGQHPWLGTYVTAYCLFMSQIACTKEDVELLEAKGVIDRHLSTPESVAADFSKLCYGVVFDKNDPAANYLKPLWHHLDKRYTSRRQNAIAWLRLNYLTCRNVSVLLGVFSAIILLGAGVLSAVYQVLSYYHPQNIAPAPPHGH, via the exons ATGGCGCAAGAACAACAAG GCGAAGATGATATAGAGATGCAAGAAATCCGAGAGGAACGTAGTGGCAGCAATTTCCACACCACGGACGCATTGTTATTCGAATTCCCTACTATCAAGAAGGTCCTGGACAAATCACGTGCCGCCATCCACGACAGTGCTAGCTACTACAAGCCATGCCATGTGTCGATCGGCCCGCGCCACCGATGTTCCTCCCACCTGTTGAGGGAGGCCGAGAAGCGGGAATGGCTCCGCATTTTGAAAGCAGTTGCTAATAAACGGCCAGAGGTACAG CATGGCGGTGAGTCTTTCGGGACGACGGAAGGAGCACAAGATTTGGACGATGAAGCTTGGGTTAAAGAAATTAGTGCACAGCTGAATAGTGCCCCTGCCACGAGGTACTACGACCACGACCACGCTGATGGAAGCTGGAACAGTACTGGGGAGGACTTGGCACGTGTGCTCTTACTTGATGGGTGCTACCTCATCGCTCAGTACGCCGATGTTGCGAAGACGCTGCAGCAGCACAAGAATGCACATGCATCGAGGTCATCACAGGGACAGGGAGGCCCTTCGAAGAAGCTGCGGCAGATTAGTGCGGAATTCTTGTGCAGCGGCAtctgcggcagcggcagcggcagcagcagtgagcagcaaaaggaggaggagcagcaaaaggaggaggaggaggagcatacCCGTGCAGGGAGTGACGAGCAGGTTAACGATGCACTGATGGTGCGGGACACCTGGTTCATATTGGAGAATCAGATTCCGTTCTTCGTGCTTGAGCAGATCTTTAAGCGTGTAATCGGATGCGCGGCCGCCGAAGTCATTGTTCGCAGGAACTTCACAAATCGTGCACATGACCAGTTGAATATCCAGCGGATGTGCATCAGCAGAAACCACCCCGCCGCTTCCAAGCTGCTGGATGAGACACCTCAGACTACTACATACCATCTCCTGCACCTGCTGCACAAATTGTTGAAGCCACATAATAAACCAGAATCAGAATCGCAACACAAATCCAGATCCAAGATGAGGAATGGCGACAGAAGAGCAGCAGAACGCCAGTGGCACCGGGCCACGGACTACAGCATGTACGCCAACGTCGACTTCAAGGGAAGAGATATTATTGAGGACAACAACCACAGTGCTGCTGCCGATGTGCTCTCTGTGCTCGACGTGCGCATCGAGGGACGCAACGTCGTTATCCCTTGCCTGCGCGTCGACGGGGACACCTGGACAATCCTGCTCAACCTGATGGCGCTGGAGGGGCAGCACCCATGGCTGGGCACCTACGTCACGGCTTACTGTCTCTTCATGTCGCAGATAGCCTGCACGAAAGAGGATGTGGAGCTCCTGGAGGCCAAAGGTGTCATCGACAGGCATCTGAGCACGCCGGAGAGTGTCGCGGCGGACTTCTCCAAGCTCTGCTATGGCGTCGTCTTCGACAAGAACGACCCCGCCGCAAACTATCTCAAGCCCCTCTGGCACCATCTGGACAAACGCTACACGAGTCGACGGCAAAACGCTATAGCATGGCTCCGTCTGAATTACCTAACTTGCAGGAATGTATCAGTTCTCCTCGGGGTTTTCTCAGCCATCATTCTTCTTGGCGCTGGAGTGCTTAGTGCAGTCTACCAAGTTCTCTCGTATTATCACCCACAGAATATCGCACCGGCACCACCACACGGGCACTAA